TTCTGTGAAAATAGGCTTTTTTATTATACTATAAATATCCATTAGGAAACCCCCTTGATGTCAAGCAACTTATCAAGTCCTGCAACTGTGAATATTACCTTATCAAACATTACCACATGATAAGCATTCAGGTCTTCTGCCCTTACAACACCTACATATGGAATATTCCTTGCCGAAAGAAGTATCTTTTCATCTTTTTCTGGAAGAGCTATAAGCACAGATTGTCCTTGCAGTTGCAAATTCTTTAAAATCTCTACCATATCTTTAGTCTTTATTCTTTCAAGTGATAGTTTATCAAGTAACAAAATTTCATTATCTTTATATTTCATCGTAAGAGCTTTAAACAAAGCTGTATCCTTCATCTGCTTTGGTAGCTGTACATAGTAATCTCTTGGCTTAGGACCAAATACTATTCCACCTTTTCTCCACAGAGGAGACCTTATACTACCATGTCTTGCTCTTCCTGTATGTTTTTGTCTCCATGGCTTTCTTCCACCACCAGATACTTCAGCTCTTGTTTTTGTAGAATGAGTTCCCTGTCTCTGATTAGCCATGTAAGCAACCACTACTGTATGAACTACAGATTCATGAGCAGGATTGTCAAATACAATCTCTGGAACTTCTTTTTTCCCAACTATATTATTATTGATATCTCTTATCTCAATCTCCATCATGCC
Above is a genomic segment from Thermodesulfovibrio aggregans containing:
- the rplD gene encoding 50S ribosomal protein L4, whose product is MMEIEIRDINNNIVGKKEVPEIVFDNPAHESVVHTVVVAYMANQRQGTHSTKTRAEVSGGGRKPWRQKHTGRARHGSIRSPLWRKGGIVFGPKPRDYYVQLPKQMKDTALFKALTMKYKDNEILLLDKLSLERIKTKDMVEILKNLQLQGQSVLIALPEKDEKILLSARNIPYVGVVRAEDLNAYHVVMFDKVIFTVAGLDKLLDIKGVS